The Gemmatimonadaceae bacterium DNA segment TCGGAAGCTTGCCGATACGCGACATATGCGTGGCCTCCCTTACCAGACCAGGGCCAGCAACTCGCCGCCGGTGCGCTGCTGGCGCGCCTCGCGGTCCGTCATCAGGCCCTTGGAGGTGGACAGGATGGCGACGCCGAGGCCGTTGCGCACGCGCGGAATCTCCGCGGCGCCGACGTACTGGCGAAGGCCCGGCGACGACACGCGGCGCAGCTCACGGATGACCGGCGTGTTGCCGGCATACTTGAGCGCCACGCGGAGGACCTTCTTGCCCTCCGGCGTCTCGAGCGTCTTGTAATCGGTGATGAAGTTGCTCTCCTTGAGCAGGCGAGCGATCTCCACCTTCATCTTGGACGCCGGGATGTCCACGCGGCGATGCTTCGACCCGACAGCATTGCGGATCCGCGTGAGCATATCGGCGATGGGATCAGTCATGCTCATACTGTGTACCTAAGCTCCTCTGGTTTCCGGACCGGCCGGACCTGTAGGATGAGAGAATGCGGTTCCGGCGCAGAGTGCGGTCCGGCCTACATTCGGTGTGTGCTACTTGGACGGATGACGGAGGACGGATGCTTGGGGCTCTTGCTCGTTGCATCCGTCATCCGTCATCCGTCCAGCCCTACCAGGAAGCCTTCCGGACGCCCGGAATCAGCCCCTGCAGCGCCATCTCCCGGAACGCCATACGGCTCAACCCGAACGCGCGCAGGTTGCCGCGGCTGCGGCCGGTCATCTGGCAGCGGTTGCGGACGCGGACCTTGGCGCCATTGCGCGGCAGCTTCTGCAGCGCCACCTGGGCGGCCCGCTTCTCCTCGTCGGTGGCCTTCGTGGACTTCACGATGGCGCCGAGCGCGGCGCGCTTCGGGGCCTGCTTGGCCGCCATCTGCTTGCGGCGCTCGTTCTTGTTGACAGTGCTCTTCTTGGCCATTGGTTTCCTCAGCCCTGGACGACGATGGGCTTGTCATCGCCGCGGAACGGCATCCCGAGCTCGCGCAGCAGCGCGAACGCGAGGTCGTCGCGGTTCGTGGTCGTCACGAACGTGATGTCCATTCCGTGAATCTGCTCGACGAGATCGTAGTTGATCTCGGGGAAGATCATCTGTTCCTTGATGCCGAGGCTGTAGTTGCCGCGGCCGTCGAAGGAACGCGTGGAGAGGCCGCGGAAGTCACGGATGCGCGGGATGGCCGTCGACACGAAGCGGTCGAGGAACTCCCACATCCGCGCGCCGCGCAGCGTCACCGACACGCCGATCTCCTGGCCTTCGCGCTGGCCGAAGTTCGCGATGCTCTTCTTGGCCTTGGTGCGCAGCGGCTTCTGCCCGGTGATCACCGCCATCTCGTCCACGATGGCGTCGAGGACCTTGGGCTGCTTGATCGCCTCGCCCATCCCGACGTTCAGCGTGATCTTCTGGAGGTTCGGCACCTGGTGCGGGTTCTTCAGGCCGAACTGCGCCATCAGCTTGGCCCGCACGGTCTTCACGTAGTGGCCGTGCAGGCGCGGCGCCGGCACCGGAAGATCCTTGCCCGCGTGATCCTTGGGCAGCATCGACTGGCGCTTCTCGCCGCCCTGGCCGCTCTTCTTCTTGTCCTGCGTCTTGGTCGTTGCCATATGTCAGTCCTCGCTCAGCGCGCGCGCGGGATCGACTGCCCGCTCTTGGCGCTGATGCGCTCCTTCGTACCGTCGGCGTCGATCCGCGCGCGGATGCGCGTGGGCTCCCCCGACTTCGGGTCCAGCAGCATCACGTTCGACAGCGCCACCGGGGCCGGCATCTCGATGATGCCCGACTGCTCCTCGGCACGCCGCGCGCGGCGATGCTTCTT contains these protein-coding regions:
- the rpsH gene encoding 30S ribosomal protein S8; protein product: MSMTDPIADMLTRIRNAVGSKHRRVDIPASKMKVEIARLLKESNFITDYKTLETPEGKKVLRVALKYAGNTPVIRELRRVSSPGLRQYVGAAEIPRVRNGLGVAILSTSKGLMTDREARQQRTGGELLALVW
- the rpsN gene encoding 30S ribosomal protein S14, with translation MAKKSTVNKNERRKQMAAKQAPKRAALGAIVKSTKATDEEKRAAQVALQKLPRNGAKVRVRNRCQMTGRSRGNLRAFGLSRMAFREMALQGLIPGVRKASW
- the rplE gene encoding 50S ribosomal protein L5 — protein: MLPKDHAGKDLPVPAPRLHGHYVKTVRAKLMAQFGLKNPHQVPNLQKITLNVGMGEAIKQPKVLDAIVDEMAVITGQKPLRTKAKKSIANFGQREGQEIGVSVTLRGARMWEFLDRFVSTAIPRIRDFRGLSTRSFDGRGNYSLGIKEQMIFPEINYDLVEQIHGMDITFVTTTNRDDLAFALLRELGMPFRGDDKPIVVQG
- the rplX gene encoding 50S ribosomal protein L24; the encoded protein is MRILTHRKTRGQKNVTRHARNAERVETKITKGDTVRVLRGDDKGKDGKVIRVHLKTGRVTIEGINIVKKHRRARRAEEQSGIIEMPAPVALSNVMLLDPKSGEPTRIRARIDADGTKERISAKSGQSIPRAR